In Nocardia sp. XZ_19_385, the sequence ACTCCCGATGTGCCGAACGACCTACTCGCACCGGTGCTGCACGGCGTGGGCTCGGCCGACCTCCCGGCGCCACAGGACCTCGCAGCCCTCTCGCACCCGACCCTCATCCTGGCCTGGGAGACCGACCCACTCCATCCGGTGTCGACGGCACAGCGCCTCGACGAACACCTACCGAACTCGAGCTTGCAGATCGCGCACTCGGTGGACGACATCAAGACATGGACCCATCGAATCGCCGAATTCTGCCGCTGAGGCTTTGTCCTATGAGGCGGCGATCGGTTGCTGGGGGTGCCGGATCGCGGTGAGTAAGCGCAGGCAGCGGTCGGCCATCTCCGCAGGGTTATGGCCGGGGTGGTCGCTCCACCAAGAGATGGTGGTGGACACGATGCTGAACCACCACGCCCGCAGCAGCGAATGATCCTCGGGGTCGAAAGTTCCTGCGCCGCCCAGGACTTCGGCCACGCCGTCGGAACCCATGGTGTTGAGTGCGTCCTGATAGGCGCGTGCGCGATCGTAAGCAGGACTCGGGCGGGGCAGGGTGCCGTCGTAAATGATCCGCCAATTCTGGGTACGTCCGTCCAGGGCATGGAAAATCCCGGTGAGGGTGGCCAGTGCTTTGCCTTGCGCGCCGTGGACAACTTGGGCGCGAGCGACAGCCTCGACGAGACTCTCGCCCGCGCGCTGCACGCAGGCGGTGTGCAGACCGTCCCGGGAACCGAAGTAGGTGTAGATCAGCGGCTTGGAAACCCCTGCGGCGGTAGCGATATCGGCAAGGGAGGCGTTAGCGTAGCCGCGGGTGCCGAACTCGGCCGTGGCGATGTCGAGGATCTGTAGTTCGCGTTGCTCACGCGGTACGCCCTTGGTCCCGGCCCCGCTCATCGGACAGCACCGCTCCGCACCGGATCGATCAGGACACCGGGATTGAGGATCCCGGCAGGATCCAGCGCCGATTTCGACGCCCGCAGCGCGTGCGCGAACGGTTCGGGGCGCTGCCCGTCGTACCAGGGCCGGTGGTCACGGCCGACGGCATGATGATGGGTAATAGTTCCGCCGGAACTCGACAATGCCTGTGAGACAGCAGATTTGATCTCGTCCCACTGCTCGACAGTCTGCCCCCAACGGCCGGCGGCGTAGATGCCGAAATATGGTGCGGGACCATCTGGATAGACGTGCGTGAACCGGCAGGTCACCACTCCGGTGATGCCGAGCGCCTCGAAAGCCTTCGTCGCCGCCGCGTGCACCGCCGCTCGCAGCTCGTCGAAACGATCCCAGGTGCAGGCGGTTTCGAAGGTTTCCACGATCATCGACTGCGCGGCCAGCGCATCGCGCTGATACGGCATCCGCAAGAACGAGGACCGCCAGGTATCAGCGGCCCCGGAGCGCGCCGGGTCCTCTTCGGAGTCGGTGGATCGGACCCCTTCCGGGACCCTGCCGCCATGGTCACGGCAGATCTGCAGCGCCCACGACAGCGGCTCGTCGACCGGATGATCCGCTGATTCGAAGCCCAGCACCAGCACGCCGCCGGAAGTGGGCGTACCCGCGTTGAGGAACGCCTCGACCGGATCCAGCAACCGGCAGTTCGCCGGGAACAACCCGGATTGCGCGATACCCCGAGTCGCGGCGACCGCAGCGCTGTAGTCGTCGAAGATCACCGACGCACCCGCCCGCCACCGCGGGCGAACCTGCACCCGCATCCACGCCTCCGTGATCACCCCCAGAATGCCTTCGGAACCGAGAAACATCCGGTCCGGCGACGGACCAGCGCCCGACCCCGGCAACCGGCGGGACTCGCTGATCCCGATCGGCGTCACCACCCGCATCGACTCGACCAAGTCGTCGATATGGGTGTAAACGGTCGCGTAATGTCCGCCCGCCCGAGTAGCCAGCCAGCCACCGAGCGTTGAAAACTCGAACGACTGCGGAAAGTGCCGCAACGTCAACCCTTCCGGCCGCAGGGCCCGCTCCAACACAGGCCCCAACATCCCCGCCTGAATCCGCGCCGCCCGGCTGACCGGATCGATCTCCACCACCCGGTTCAACAGCCCCAGATCCAACGACACCGTCCCGGCGTAATCGCCGACACCACGCGGCTCCACCCCACCCACCACCGAAGTGCCTCCGCCGAAGGGGATTACCGCGATCCCCGCCCCCGCACACCAGTCGAGTACATCCACCACATCACCTTCGGTGCGTGGGCGCACCACCAGATCCGGCACATGATCCACGCGCCCGAGCAACATCCGCACCACGTCCCGAAAAGCCTGCCCGTGCCCGTGCGCGACACGGTCGGCGAGATCACCAGAAGCCAACGCCGCCAACGCCTTCGGCGGCTCGATCCGGCAGTCGGGAACCGTTAGCTCGGCGAGTTCGGGTGGCTCGTGCACAGATAAGTCCGCACCCGGCATGATGTCTGCCACCCGACGAGTGAGTGCAGCGCGCTCCGCACCGACCACAGCGTCCTCGACGTTCCCCCAACCCCACCACGACCGCGTCACAGCCGCCTCCTCTCGACCGACTCAGCAATTGACCAGAAGGTAATTTACTTCAGAGTCAATTACAAGGGGTGTGCGGAAGCTGGTCGATGAGTTCGATGACAACCACGAACTCTGACTCACCGACCGGGCAACGCTCGGGACCAGCTGTCTTCAACTATCCCGGGATGCCACACGGCGACGACTGCGCAACCAAGCCGCGAAGGCGCTCGCCAAACTGCCCCGAGAAGACAAAGCCAGCGGGGAACCGAATCCCCCGGGGCCGTAGAACGGCGGGTCGATTGCAACCGTCGGGGTTCTGTGACGCGGCTTGTCATCTTGCTGTCAGTTTGGTCTGGCCCGCGCTGGACACCGACCAGGTGCCCAGTCCAGCGGCACTCGCGGTGGCGCCCGTGGCGGTGTCGAGCAGGACTGGGATGCCTCCGATGAAGAAGGATGTTGCGATGCCGGTGGTGGCCTTGGTGGTCTTGCACGGGGCGGCGACGCCGTTGTTGTTCGCGGGGCACGGGGAGAGCACGCCGGGGGCGGGGGCCAGGAATTGCAGGCCGATTTCCTTGCCTGACAATATGATTCCCTTGCCGTTCACCGTGTGCAGCGGGTCACCGGCGATCACTGGCAGCGTGCCGCCGTGGGCGCATTTGATGGTCGCGCCCACGACCAGAACGAATGGCATGGTGGTCGCTCCCCGTTAGTCGTCGCTCCAGATCCAGATGTGCTGGGCTTTGATCGCGCCGCCCGATCTGGCGACGATGCCGTCGATGATGTAGGTGCCCTCGGCGACCGTCAGCTTCAGTCCGCGGGCATCGATCGCGACGGCCTGCTGATAGCCGGGCGGGAGATGCTTGTCGGCGATCCGGCGCTTGGCTTGCCTGACGACGGCACTGATCAAGGCGTCGGGATTCTTCTTCAACGTCGTCAGGTACTGCTTCGCGTCGATGGAGAGTTTCAGCGGATGCACGACAGTATCGAGTATCCCGGCACCGGGTGTCCCCCTCTTGACTACCGCTCCGTTCATGATCGCCAGTTGACTACTCGTGCCGCCTGGATACGCCGCGTCGAACGGAGCCTCCACCTCGGGTTCGAACCCCTTCGCGCTCTTGGCGATTGCCGAGCGGCGGTCCCGAGGGCTCGGCTTCCTCGGCCCGTACATCACACCGGTGACGGGCAGCTCGGGCTTCTTGCCGTACCCGGGCTGCGTCACCTCACTCGCGCTGCGCGCGGTTTTGATCATGTCGGGGGAGGGCGGTCGCACCGGGTCGGGAGCCGTCGGCCCGCGCCCGCCAGCGCTGGCTTTCACCGGCGGCGGCACCGCCGGTGGTGGTGTGACTCCACTGTCACCCGCGATCACCAGCGCCGGCGCGGGCAACGCCGACTCATGTACCGCGGAAGGTGCTTCCGCCGCGGCGGCATGCACGGCGGGTGGCGCATCGGCGTCCACCAACTCCGGCTCTTGCTGTGGTGCAGTCTTTTTGACGGGTTCCACGAGCGCCGGGTCTTGCTGCGGCGCAGCCTTTTTGAGGGGGTCCGGCATCTTCTCATCCGGCGGACGCTCGAATTCCCGGCGTTTCGGCGGGGCCTCGACGGGCGATTCGTGGAACGGGCTCGGATCCTTACGGCGACGCCAGTCCGGGTGCACGCCTGGCTCGCGGGGTGGCAGCGCCGGGGTTTTCGGAGGCAACTCGGGGGTCTTCGACGGTGGCGGCGCAACCGGTTTCGGCACCGGTCTCGGCATGGGAGGCGGAAAGGTCACCGGCTCGGGTGCGGGCGGATCGGGTCGCCGGAAGGGATGGCCGCCCTGGTCGGGCGGCTGTGGCACCGGTTTGGGCGTAGGGGCCGGAGCGGGCTTGTTCCCCCCGACATGTTCGGCCGGACCGACCTTGACCATGACGGCGGGTTCGGGCTCGGGCGTCGGGGCCGCTTTCCCCGACTTTGCACCGGGCTTCTGCGAATTCATCTGGTGCGCAACAACTTGCCGCAGCGCGTCCAGTCCGGCTTTCACGACGGCGGCCAGATCCTTGTGCAGGATCTTGTCGCGATCGGGCCCGTGCGCGTGCTGCAGATCGTGTGCGTATTGCAGTACCGGTTGTGCGGTGGCCAGCGCCACCATCGCGAAATCGATGAAGAGGGGCAACAGTTTTCGCCCACCCTTCGCCGCCCGCAGGCCGGCGATGAACAGCACCATGTTGCCGATCGCGAACCAGAAATCCCGGGTGCGCACGAACGCGGTCGGGTCCTCCTCGGTGGCGCCCTTACGCACCGCGACCTCGATCGATTTCGCGGAACCGAGCGCGGCAACGATCTTCAGAGGGATCGCTACTTCCTCGCCGCCCACAACCGCCAGCCCGACTTGCGACCCCACACTGCCTGCGATCTGGGCCTTTTCGCGCGCGGTGAGCATGCCGTCGTCCGGGGCGGCTCCTTCGAAGGCCCCGGATTTGTCCACGGCCCCTTCGACTTTGTCGAAGGCCTTACTGACAAGCCCGGAGATCATCGGCGCCTTCGTTATGGGGTCGATCGCGATCGACACACCGGTCTCCGGGTCCACCGGGGCCTGTTCCGCTGCTTCCCGGAGCTGTCGGGTGAGCGGTCCGGTGAGCCCGATGGTGCCGCCCGACACCACAATTGCCGTGCCCCGCACGGCGGTGCTCAGCACCTTGCGTTGCGTTTCGCCGAGACCCACGTGCTTGGCGGCGTCGTCCAGACTTCCGAAAGCCATGTCCTCGGTTTGACCAACTTTGGACACCGCCCAGACGCCGGTGTCGATCAGGTTCGCGGCCTCGAGCCACACACCTTCGGCCGTGCCGAAGTAACCCTTGACCGCATCGCGGGCTTGGACCTTCGCCTGCTTTTTCAGCGCTGGCATCGCCTTCTTCGCCGTCGCGACAGCCTTCGTCTGGGCCTGTACCACCGCCTGCGCCTTCTCCGCGACTACGGCGGGCGTGACCTGCTGAACCGTGCTGACGACCGCTTCTTTGGCGACCTGCGCGGCCGCGCGCAGCTGCTCCTCGACCGCACGCGCGCGGGCGAAGGCTGCGGCTTTGGCGGCTTCCGCCTTCGCGAACGCATCATCCTTGAACGCCCGAGCGCGTTCGAAGTACCCCTTCTCCGCCTTCGCGACACCCATCGGCGCACGCACCGCCACCCGGACCGGGCCGCCACCCAGGGCGACGCGCGCCGCGGCAGCATCGGCCTCGGCTTCGGCGGCGTCGTTACGGCCACCACCCTTCGCAGTCGAATCACGCTGCTGGACAACGTGAGTCAGCTCATGCGCGATCAGCATTCGCCCCTCGGGCGTGCCGGGCTCGAACTGCCCGGACCCGAAGACCACGTCCCGCCCCACTGTGTAGGCGCTCGCACCCATGGCGTCGGCGCTCGCCGCCGCGGCCGCATGGGTGTGAATGGTGACGTCGGAGAAGTTGTGCCCGAACGCTTCTCGCATCGACTCAGCCACCGCCGGACTGAGCCGACTGCCCATCGCCTGATTGCCCGCCGCATGCGCGAAATCGAGTAACCCGGACCGGGATTCGCGCGCGCGGCGCGCGGAACCGTTCTTCTCGGCCTTCCCGCGCTGGCCCTCCGGTGCCATTTTCGACGACTTCATGCCGGTCCCCCTGCCGCGTCGGGAACAACCTTGCCCATCTTCCGGTACTCACTGGCGACAGCGGTCAGCAAGTGGCCGGTACCGATCGGCACCTCCTCGGCGGCCGCGCAGAAGGCGGCACCGAGCAGAATATTGTTGATACTCGCCCCGGACAACGCGAAATCCCTTGCCATACGGTCGAAGTCGATTGTCTCGCGCGGCGCACCCGCCGGAAGCCGCGTCCGCCAGATGCGCGCCCGATCGGACTCACTCGGGAGCGGGAACTCCACGATGAACTGCAACCGCCGCACGAACGCCTCGTCCACGTTGTCTCGCATATTGGTGGTGAGGATCGCCAATCCGTCGTACTGCTCCATCCGCTGCAGCAGGTAGGAGATCTCCATATTGGCGTAGCGGTCGTGCGAATCGTGTACCGCGGAACGCTTTCCGAATATCGCGTCCGCCTCGTCGAACAGTAGGCAGGCATTCGCCCGTGGGGCCACGGTGAAAATACGCTCCAGATTCTTCTCGGTTTCCCCGATGTACTTGCTCACCACGGTGGACAAATCGATCTTGTACAAATCGACGCCGAGCTCATGCGCGACCACCTCGGCGGCCATCGTCTTCCCGGTCCCCGGGGGGCCGACGAACAGCGCGCTGATTCCTCGCCCGTGGGACATGCTGCGGCCGAAGCCCCACTCCCCCATCACCTGATCCTGATAGACGACGCGGCGGCAGATCTCCCGCAATTGCCCGGCGGCATGGCTGGGCAACACGATGTCGTCCCAGCCGTATATCGGGGTGATCTTGCGCGCCGCCAACGCCAATTCACTCCCGGAGTGCGCCCGTGCGGCGGCGAACAATTCGGCTACCGTCGGCGCGCGGTCCGAAGCACTCAGCACCGCGCTCCGAACGGCGTCCCGGATCTGGCTGTCGCTCAGCCGGAAGCGGCCGGCCAGCGTGCTGATATCCGCGGCTTCGACGCGCACCTCGGCCTGCCGCAGCGCGGCGGCCCACATCTGACGACGGCGCGTCGAGTCCGGCACCGCGAAAGGCACCACGACCACGTCGAATTCGTCGGCGCTCAACGGAATCCACGACCCACTGCCGGTGATAACGGTGACGCCCGAATGTGCCCGCAGCTGATCGGCCAGTGTTGCGCGCCTGCTCATTTCGTCCGCACCGCGAAGTTCGTCGAATTCCTCGAGGACCAGCAACGCCCCGTGCAGCAATGCCTCCCGCAGCACCACGGCGAGAATGTCGGCGAAGGTCTCGTCACGCGGCAGCGATCCGGCCCGGACGACCAGCATGGGCACCCCGAGTTCGGCCGCCAGTGCACGAGCCGACGCACCTTTCCCAGTGCCCGCCGGACCCTCGAAATAGGCTGTGAGCGGGCGTGTTCGCCACGCCGCACGCACGGATCGCAGCAGCGACTCCCCGACCGGTACTTCCTCAGCGCCCGGTCGCGGATGACTCAACCGGCAGCAACCCGCGAGCCGTCGATCGAGCCCGTTCTGGCCGAGCAACACGTCGACGATCTGCGGATCGAGGTGCAGCGTCTGCGCCGACATCGGCAGCCTGCCCTCCGCGGTCAGGGTGAGGATTCGGCCGCGCGACAGCGGCGCGGCCGTCCCGAACACGGTGCGGCGAGCCAGCTTCTCCGGCTGCGAACGGGTCAGCACGTTCAGCGCGAGATCCACGGTGGGTTGCCGCTGGCCGATATCGTCGTGCAGGTACCCGAACACCCGCCCATAGCGCAGATCGACCTCCGGCGCCAGCGCGATCAATACGACATCGAGCTCGAATTCGGTGAGCCCGTAGGTCTGCGCCAGCCACACCCACCCGGCGTCCTCGGCGAGGATGTGCTGCCAGGCCGGCTCGATGTCCCCGCCGCCGTGGACTTCCCCGGCATCGCGCAACGCCCGCTGCGCCGCCTCGGCATCGATATAAAGGCCGCGGAACGGATCGCCCGCCATTTCCAGGCCGAACGATTCACGGGCTGTCGCCAAGGCCTGGGCGAGAATTCTATTCAGCCGGCGCAGGGCGGCGCCGAGCTCCGCCGAGCCGGTGTCGGCGGCACCGACAGTCTCACGATATGTCGCCTTTTCGGACACCGGCATCTCCGCACATCGGTCCGCGGACAAGTGTGCTCATTGTAGAGCCAAACGGGGCAACGATGTCGTAAACTTGGAGCTGCGCGTTTTCGATCAAGTGGAGTCGAGATCTCGGGGGTCTCGGAAAAACCGTGTGAGTGAGTACACCTCGGCGCTCCGCACCTGCTGGTAGCCACAAGATCATGTGAAAGGCAGCTTCGGAGATGATCACGGTTTCCCCGAATTCCTAAGGCGTGGTTTATGTTTCACGACTTGGACGCCACCCTCGCCGGGCTATTGTCGAATGCCGCGGCGCCTGCCGAACTGCGGGCTGCCGAGATCAGTTTCCGGACACCCGACAAAGACTTCACTCCGACGCCACCGACGGTCAACCTATTCCTGCACGCCATTTCAGAGAACCGTGAGCTACGAAGCAGCGTGCCGATTATGGACCGCGTCGATGATCATTTTCTTCCCGGCGCCCCACCCATGCGAGTCGACTGCACCTATTTGATCACCGCGTGGTCGAACCAATCCGGCGAAGTGAAGATCGCCACGGAACACAAACTTCTCGGCGCAACCCTGTTGTGGCTGAGTACATTCCGGGTCATTCCCGATACCGCCCTGGTGGGATCGTTGAAGGAACCGCCGCAGCGCTATCCGGTGCCGACCGCACTGGCGATGACGACGCCCGAGGAGAGCCTGGCGCACCTGTGGAGCGCGCTCGGCACGACACCGCGTCCGACCCTCACCCTCACCATCACCATCGGCATCCAGGCTCCTGGCCCACTCGAACCGATCGGCCGCGTCGAGAAGATCGATATCGAGGGCATGTCCCGCACCCACCCCGAACTCACCGGCCGAGTATTCGACGCCGGTTTGGCGGCAGTGCCGGGTGCGACCGTCTCAGTGCTCGACCGAAACCTCGATACCAGCACCGACGCGGCAGGCCGATTTCGCTTCCGCGAGTTGCCTTTCGGCGATTACACACTGCGCGTCCAGGTGCCGGGCCGGCCCGAGGTCACGCACCCGGTCACGTATCGGGAAACCGCCCAGATCCATCCCATCTTCCTTTCTTGAAACCTTCTCTCGGACGGAGCACCGATGATCGACGTGACGAAAACACCACCGGGTGTGTACATCGACGAGATCACGCCGACCGGGCCGATCGCGGGCACCGGAACCAGTACCGCGGCCTTCATCGGCACCGTCTCGAAAGCCAATGCGGTGCTCAACACACCGGCCGCGGTGACGAATTGGACTACCTTCGTCGAGCAGTTCGGCGACTACGACAAGACGAAAACACTGCCCTTCGCCGTGCGCGGCTTCTTCGAAAACGGCGGCACGCTGGCCTACGTGGTCGCTTACAAGGACACCGGCGATCTGGACACGGCGCTGGCCGCATTGCGGCCGCTGCAGGACATCAGCCTGGTCTGTCTGCCCGGCGTCGTCGACGGTAGCCTGCAGCGCAAAGTGATCACCGAGTGTGAGACCTTGGCCGACCGTGTGGCGATTCTGGACGGCGCGGCCGACCCCACGCCCCTGAAAGCCGATGGGGCATTACAGACCCAGCGCGGGCTGCTGGAGTCGAAGTCCGGCTTCGCGGCACTGTACTGGCCGTGGATCAAGGTCATCGATCCGAAGAAGCCCGGTGAGCTGCTCGCAATCCCGCCGTCGGGGCACATCGCCGGAATCATCGCCCGCAGCGATACCGAACGCGGTGTGCACAAAGCGCCGGCCAACGAGGTGATCCGCGGCGCGGTGGCGCTGGATTTCCTGCTCGACAACACCACGCACGGCGTGCTCAACAACCTGAACATCAATGGGCTGCGCACGTTTCCGGGCCGCCCGCCGATGGTGTGGGGTGCGCGAACCACCGCACCCAAGGACAACACCGCCTGGCGCAACCTCAACGTGCGGCGGCTGATGTCGTTCATCGAGGACTCGATCGTGGCGGGCACGAATTGGGCCGTGTTCGAACCGAACAACATCGCGTTGTGGAAGCGGCTCGAGCTGTCCATCACCGAGTTCCTCACCCGGGTCTGGCAATCCGGTGCGCTCTTCGGTGCGACCGCGGCGGAGGCCTTCTACGTCAAGATCGACCAGGAACTGAACCCGCCCGATATCCAGGCGCAGGGCCAGCTCTTCGGCGAAATCGGGGTCGCGCCGGTACATCCGGCCGAATACGTCATCTTCCGCGTCGGCATGTGGGATGGCGGCGCACAGATCACCGAAGGTTAGGAATCGGCATGGCTCAGACAGGGCGGCGGGTAGACCCGTATCGCGCATTCAATTTCATCGTCACCGTCATCGGTTTGAAGGAACCGGTGAGCTTCACCGAGTGCAGCGGGCTGGGTTCGACGACGGAAGTCATCGACGGCCCGCGCGCGATCGGCGGCGCCGGCGGCGGCAGCGGCGGCCTCACCCGGCTACCCGGCAAGACGACCTTCACCGACATCACCCTGAAGTGGGGCGTCACCGACTCGACCGAACTGTGGGACTGGCGTCAGCAGATCGTGAACGGAAAAGTGGTGCGCCGCAACGGTTCCATCGTGGTGTTCGACCTGGACAACCACACCGAGGTGGCGCGCTGGAACTTCGTCAACGCGTGGCCGTCGAAGTGGGAGGGTCCCGCCCTCAGCCAGAAGGGCGACATCGCCATCGCCACCCTGGTTTTGGCGCATGAGGGACTGACGAGCTTCACCACAACGAAGGTATGAGCCGTGCTGGTAACGGAATTCGACTTCCAGCTACCCAAGGGGTACGTGGATCCCGAAGGCACGCTGCACTCGAAGGGTGTGATGCGCCTGGCGACCGCGGCCGACGAGATCTACCCCTTGAAGGATCCGCGGGTGCAGAACTGGCCCGCCTACCTCATCGTGCTGCTGCTGGCACGGGTGGTGACGAAACTCGGCGGGCTCACCGAAGTCAACGCCGGGGTCATCGAGGGCCTGTTCTCCGAAGACCTGACCTATTTGCAGGACATGTACAACCGGGTCAACGGGTTGAGCAGCCACGTGATCCACACCCGATGTCCGCATTGCGAGCGCGATCACGAGGTGGAGGTGCCGCCGTTGGGGGGATTTTAGGCTACCCCGTCGATCGGGTCTATCAGGAAGTAGCCATTCTGGGCCGCCACGCCCACTGGACCCTCACCGAGGTGCTGACCCTCGACCACGCCGAACGCCTGCGCTGGGTCGACGAGGTCCTCGCACAGACGCAACAGGCATGAATCGCAATTCCGCCCAAGGAGATCCGTGACTACGGAACCGCCCGCACCGGACACTCTCGGCCTGCGCCTCGACAGGTACGCGCGAGCCTTGATCTCGGCGCGGGCACCCCAGTTTTCGTGGCTGCAGCCGCTGCGCGACTTGCTCGAGCATGTCGCCGCGCTGCCCGAACCGCTGGCGTCGCGGTTCGAACGCATCGAGACGACCGGCGCTGTCCCCCTCCCGATCCCGCCCGAGCACGCTCCGGCCCGCAGCATCGCGGGCACCGCGCTGGACAGCGAAACCCAAGCCCGCCTGCGGCCGGTGACCGGCACCGATGTCGCGAAGATCCGCGTGCACAACGACACTCACGCCGACCTGCTCGCACACGCGCACCGCTCGGACGCGGTCACCTACGGGCGCGACGTGTACTTCCGCAAGGGCCGATACGAGCCGCATCGACCGGAGGGCTTCGCCCTGCTCGCCCACGAAGCGACCCATGTCGCCGAGATGCTCACGCCGGGAGTGGCGTGGCAGCGCGCCACCGGCTCCGGCCGTGACGACGACGGCGAACGGCACGCCCGCGGAATCGAGAGCACGGCAACAGATTCCGTGCGACGCAGTGCCGTCACCGCCCTCTCGGCAACGCAGGCCTTCGTCGATCGGGGCACCCGCGCGCTCGCACCGATCGACCCAGCGGCGTCGGCACTCCCATCGTTCGCCGCCCCCGCCATCGCCGCCCCGGCTCCCGCCACGGTGCCGGAAACACCGGCCGGCCCCGCACCACCGCGCACCGCCGCGATCGACCGCGACCTCACCGCGCCCGCCACCATCGACCTGGAGTCCCTGCGGCGCAACATCATTGCCGATCTCAAACGCCAGCTGCGCAGCGAATTCGAACGAGGAGGCTGACCATGACGACGGGAAATCAGCTGGCCCGCGCCTCCATCGTGAACACCACCACCGGCGCGACCGTCTCCGTGATGTACAACCCCGAGGAGGTAAAAGTCGAGCAGGGCAACACTTTCGCCGAGGTCGGCATCCCCGGGCTCAACGCCTCACCGGTCCAATATGTGCGCGGCAAGACGCGCACGCTGTCGATGGAACTGTTCTTCGACAGCTACGAGACCGGGCAGGACGTGCGGGTGCACACCGCGCCGATCGTCCGGCTGCTCGACAAGCAACCCGAAACCCAGGCGCCGCCGGTCCTGATATTCGCTATGGGCGGCTTGGCATTCCGATGCGTGCTGGTCGAGGCCGGGCAGCGGTTCACGATGTTCCGCCGCGACGGCACCCCGGTGCGGTCGTTCCTGTCGATCCGGCTCCAGGAATTCGTGAGCGTGACCATCGACGTGCAGCGCGGCCTGTTCTTCGGCTCCCCTACCGCGTCCGCGGTCGCCAACGCCGCCGTCGATCTCGCGTCGGCAGTGGTGCGCGGCGATGCCTCCGTGCACATCACCGTCGAAGGCGAAACGCTCAGCGGTATCGCCGCCGCGTTCCTCGGCGACCCCACCCGATGGCGGGAAATCGCCGACGCCAACGACATCGACGACCCGCACGGTGTGCCCGCCGGCCTCCGGCTCGTCATCCCGTCCTGGTCGGCATAGGGAGGCGGGCCGTGACCGAAGCGTTCTACGCACCGCGATTCGACATCCGGATCTCCGGATTGACCGTCGCCGCCGACGTGACCAACCAAACCTTGAGCCTGACCGTCGAAACGAATCTCGACCTCGCCGGAACATTCCACCTGACGCTGGCCAATCCCGACAACGTCCTGCTCGATTCGGCCCTGTTCGATCTCGGCAAAACCGTGGAGATCCACCTCGGCTACGGCAACAAGCTGGAACCGGCGTTCCTCGGCGAGATCACCGCGATCGAACCTTCGTTCCCCACTGACGGGCCACCGGTCGTGCGGGTCATCGGTTACGACAAGTCCTACAAGATGCGCCGCAACCAGCCCGAACCGACGGAGTACAAATACGTCAACGACTCCATCGTCGCGGCCCGTATCGCCGTCGAGAACGGCCTCATCCCGCTGGTGGATCCGACTCCCGGTTTCCACAAGCAGTTGCTTCAATCCGAAAGCGACATGGCGTTTCTCAAGTCTCGCGCCGAACGCTATTTCTTCGACGTCTACGTCGAATGGGATCGCCTGCACTTCCAATTCCCGAGACCGCAGACGGCCGCGCATGTGCTGGAGTGGGGCAAGAATCTGTCGAGCTTCGCGCCGAAGATCTCGACGGCCGGTCTCGCCGGACTCCAGGTCATCCGCAGCTACAACCAGGAGCTGGCGCAAACCCTGCTCG encodes:
- a CDS encoding ATP-binding protein, coding for MPVSEKATYRETVGAADTGSAELGAALRRLNRILAQALATARESFGLEMAGDPFRGLYIDAEAAQRALRDAGEVHGGGDIEPAWQHILAEDAGWVWLAQTYGLTEFELDVVLIALAPEVDLRYGRVFGYLHDDIGQRQPTVDLALNVLTRSQPEKLARRTVFGTAAPLSRGRILTLTAEGRLPMSAQTLHLDPQIVDVLLGQNGLDRRLAGCCRLSHPRPGAEEVPVGESLLRSVRAAWRTRPLTAYFEGPAGTGKGASARALAAELGVPMLVVRAGSLPRDETFADILAVVLREALLHGALLVLEEFDELRGADEMSRRATLADQLRAHSGVTVITGSGSWIPLSADEFDVVVVPFAVPDSTRRRQMWAAALRQAEVRVEAADISTLAGRFRLSDSQIRDAVRSAVLSASDRAPTVAELFAAARAHSGSELALAARKITPIYGWDDIVLPSHAAGQLREICRRVVYQDQVMGEWGFGRSMSHGRGISALFVGPPGTGKTMAAEVVAHELGVDLYKIDLSTVVSKYIGETEKNLERIFTVAPRANACLLFDEADAIFGKRSAVHDSHDRYANMEISYLLQRMEQYDGLAILTTNMRDNVDEAFVRRLQFIVEFPLPSESDRARIWRTRLPAGAPRETIDFDRMARDFALSGASINNILLGAAFCAAAEEVPIGTGHLLTAVASEYRKMGKVVPDAAGGPA
- a CDS encoding Pvc16 family protein; translation: MFHDLDATLAGLLSNAAAPAELRAAEISFRTPDKDFTPTPPTVNLFLHAISENRELRSSVPIMDRVDDHFLPGAPPMRVDCTYLITAWSNQSGEVKIATEHKLLGATLLWLSTFRVIPDTALVGSLKEPPQRYPVPTALAMTTPEESLAHLWSALGTTPRPTLTLTITIGIQAPGPLEPIGRVEKIDIEGMSRTHPELTGRVFDAGLAAVPGATVSVLDRNLDTSTDAAGRFRFRELPFGDYTLRVQVPGRPEVTHPVTYRETAQIHPIFLS
- a CDS encoding phage tail sheath subtilisin-like domain-containing protein codes for the protein MIDVTKTPPGVYIDEITPTGPIAGTGTSTAAFIGTVSKANAVLNTPAAVTNWTTFVEQFGDYDKTKTLPFAVRGFFENGGTLAYVVAYKDTGDLDTALAALRPLQDISLVCLPGVVDGSLQRKVITECETLADRVAILDGAADPTPLKADGALQTQRGLLESKSGFAALYWPWIKVIDPKKPGELLAIPPSGHIAGIIARSDTERGVHKAPANEVIRGAVALDFLLDNTTHGVLNNLNINGLRTFPGRPPMVWGARTTAPKDNTAWRNLNVRRLMSFIEDSIVAGTNWAVFEPNNIALWKRLELSITEFLTRVWQSGALFGATAAEAFYVKIDQELNPPDIQAQGQLFGEIGVAPVHPAEYVIFRVGMWDGGAQITEG
- a CDS encoding phage tail protein, whose product is MAQTGRRVDPYRAFNFIVTVIGLKEPVSFTECSGLGSTTEVIDGPRAIGGAGGGSGGLTRLPGKTTFTDITLKWGVTDSTELWDWRQQIVNGKVVRRNGSIVVFDLDNHTEVARWNFVNAWPSKWEGPALSQKGDIAIATLVLAHEGLTSFTTTKV
- a CDS encoding phage tail assembly protein — translated: MLVTEFDFQLPKGYVDPEGTLHSKGVMRLATAADEIYPLKDPRVQNWPAYLIVLLLARVVTKLGGLTEVNAGVIEGLFSEDLTYLQDMYNRVNGLSSHVIHTRCPHCERDHEVEVPPLGGF
- a CDS encoding DUF6760 family protein yields the protein MSALRARSRGGGAAVGGILGYPVDRVYQEVAILGRHAHWTLTEVLTLDHAERLRWVDEVLAQTQQA
- a CDS encoding DUF4157 domain-containing protein; the encoded protein is MTTEPPAPDTLGLRLDRYARALISARAPQFSWLQPLRDLLEHVAALPEPLASRFERIETTGAVPLPIPPEHAPARSIAGTALDSETQARLRPVTGTDVAKIRVHNDTHADLLAHAHRSDAVTYGRDVYFRKGRYEPHRPEGFALLAHEATHVAEMLTPGVAWQRATGSGRDDDGERHARGIESTATDSVRRSAVTALSATQAFVDRGTRALAPIDPAASALPSFAAPAIAAPAPATVPETPAGPAPPRTAAIDRDLTAPATIDLESLRRNIIADLKRQLRSEFERGG